Proteins encoded within one genomic window of Asterias rubens unplaced genomic scaffold, eAstRub1.3, whole genome shotgun sequence:
- the LOC117305703 gene encoding splicing factor 45-like yields the protein MVGPGEVDDDLQPETAEECAKYGEVGRVVIYEEPGAPDDCAVRIFVEFQRVESAIKAVVDLNGRWFGGREVRASFYEVSKFQRYELDAKD from the exons ATGGTTGGGCCTGGCGAGGTTGATGATGATCTACAGCCAGAAACAGCTGAAGAATGCGCTAAATATGGAGAAGTAGGCAGGGTCGTAATCTATGAG GAACCAGGTGCTCCTGATGATTGTGCTGTTCGGATTTTTGTCGAGTTTCAGAGAGTGGAATCTGCCATCAAAG CTGTGGTGGACTTAAATGGGCGTTGGTTTGGAGGGAGGGAGGTCAGAGCAAGCTTTTATGAAGTCAGCAAATTCCAACGCTACGAGTTAGATGCCAAAGATTGA
- the LOC117305721 gene encoding general transcription factor 3C polypeptide 6-like gives MLDQNSQAEEWIEEEELVVVELSGIIDSDYLAKCRKSNLKVLGVETNDPVLQLGSYVFTGQHKSMLGTAVIFEKTSENEGQETAPSTGKQWKYKCHTEKRISMQRALVKSKHKVNEPTKSSDNSEDMRPIETPQAPT, from the exons ATGCTAGATCAGAACAGCCAAGCTGAGGAGTGGATTGAAGAG GAGGAACTTGTTGTTGTGGAACTGTCGGGGATAATCGACTCGGACTATCTAGCAAAATGTCGGAAGTCCAATTTAAAAGTTCTG GGTGTCGAGACGAACGATCCGGTCTTGCAACTTGGAAGTTATGTCTTCACCGGACAACACAAGAGCATGCTGGGAACAGCCGTTATATTCGAGAAGACATCGGAAAATGAAG GTCaagaaacagcgccctcaaccgGCAAACAGTGGAAATACAAATGTCACACAGAGAAGAGAATCTCAATGCAAAGGGCTCTTGTGAAATCCAAACACAAAGTTAATG AACCAACAAAGTCTTCAGACAACTCGGAAGACATGCGGCCAATAGAGACACCCCAAGCCCCAACATGA
- the LOC117305720 gene encoding glutarate-semialdehyde dehydrogenase-like, which translates to MQSSMTCVRLMKQHSSRLPALLRLSPRPVTTQIGSRRDYASLHRDQAYIGGAWVSGNDGNTYPVINPANGVEIGRIPDLGVAETEDAIKAAYQAFQVWRETTAKERSDICRKMFNLMMTNQEELAKIITAENGKPLAEAMGEITYGASFFEWFAEEGKRCYGDIVPTMTKSKRMLHMKQPVGVAAMITPWNFPNAMITRKLGAALAAGCTAVIKPAEDTPLSALALAAIAEEAGVPPGVVNVVTCSRSNVSQVGKHLCKSPLVAKISFTGSTAVGKILLEQSASTVKRASMELGGNAPFIVFDSASVDDAVAGAIASKFRGNGQTCVCANRLLVQDGVYDEFCGKLRDKISQLVVGDGMQPGVTQGPLINDRAAEKVEKHVNDAVSKGAQLIIGGKRHQLGRSFFEPTLLTDVPKDALVCSEETFGPLAPVIRFTTEEEALIMANSTDSGLASYFYSNDIGQIWRVAEKLEFGIVGINEGLVSSEAGAFTGIKQSGLGTEGSKYGINEYLDIKYACFGGI; encoded by the exons ATGCAGTCTTCCATGACCTGTGTACGGCTGATGAAGCAGCACTCTTCTAGGCTACCAGCTCTTCTGCGCTTGTCCCCAAGACCCGTCACAACCCAGATTGGATCCAGACGAGACTACGCAAGCCTTCACCGCGATCAGGCGTACATCGGGGGCGCTTGGGTGTCCGGCAACGACGGAAATACTTATCCGGTGATCAATCCAGCCAATGGGGTTGAGATTGGACGCATTCCTGACCTCGGGGTAGCCGAGACGGAGGATGCCATCAAAGCTGCGTATCAAGCATTCCAGGTCTGGCGAGAAACGACCGCTAAAGAGAGGAGTGACATCTGTAGGAAGATGTTCAATCTGATGATGACTAACCAGGAGGAGTTGGCTAAAATTATCACAGCTGAAAAT GGTAAACCTCTCGCTGAAGCAATGGGAGAAATTACCTACGGTGCCTCTTTCTTTGAGTGGTTTGCAGAAGAAGGCAAGCGCTGCTATGGTGATATTGTACCGACTATGACCAAGAGTAAACGCATGTTGCACATGAAACAACCCGTGGGCGTGGCAGCCATGATCACACCC TGGAATTTTCCCAATGCCATGATAACAAGGAAGCTAGGAGCTGCCCTGGCTGCTGGCTGTACGGCTGTTATAAAACCTGCTGAGGATACCCCACTGTCTGCTCTAGCATTGGCTGCT ATTGCAGAAGAGGCTGGAGTCCCACCAGGGGTCGTCAACGTTGTGACCTGCTCCAGAAGTAATGTTTCTCAAGTTGGTAAACACCTCTGCAAGAGCCCCTTAGTGGCTAAGATATCCTTCACAGGCTCCACTGCCGTAGggaag ATCCTCCTTGAGCAATCTGCAAGTACCGTCAAACGAGCCTCGATGGAGCTAGGTGGTAATGCTCCCTTCATTGTCTTTGATTCAGCCTCAGTGGATGATGCTGTTGCTGGAGCTATTGCCAGTAAATTCCGAGGCAACGGGCAG ACCTGCGTATGCGCAAATCGCCTCCTTGTACAGGATGGAGTCTATGATGAATTCTGTGGTAAACTTAGAGATAAGATCAGTCAGTTAGTTGTTGGAGATGGGATGCAGCCTGGGGTCACCCAAGGACCACTGATTAATGACAGAGCTGCGGAAAAG GTTGAAAAACATGTAAACGATGCGGTGTCGAAAGGAGCTCAGCTCATCATTGGAGGAAAGAGACACCAACTCGGCCGTTCGTTCTTTGAGCCAACTCTTTTGACTGATGTCCCTAAGGATGCATTGGTCTGTTCTGAGGAGACATTTGGACCTCTTGCGCCCGTCATCAG gTTCACAACGGAGGAGGAGGCTTTGATCATGGCTAACTCAACTGATTCTGGTTTAGCCAGCTACTTCTACTCCAACGACATCGGCCAGATATGGAGAGTCGCTGAGAAACTTGAGTTTGGCATTGTGGGTATTAACGAGGGTCTGGTGTCGTCTGAGGCTGGAGCATTCACCGGGATTAAGCAGTCGGGATTAGGAACCGAAGGATCCAAGTATGGGATTAATGAATATCTGGATATTAAATATGCCTGTTTCGGGGGAATTTGA